Proteins from a single region of Bombus huntii isolate Logan2020A chromosome 2, iyBomHunt1.1, whole genome shotgun sequence:
- the LOC126878104 gene encoding cleavage and polyadenylation specificity factor subunit 6 isoform X4, translated as MADGDIDLYADDLEQDFAQDEFAGDGVDLYDDVIAAPAGGNGGVSTGNSGDGAGDTTSPNEETNGSAPYHQLGNNIQPNQIGRRHQLYVGNLTWWTSDQDITDAVQSIGVSDFVEVKFFENRANGQSKGFCVISLGSEQSMRICMERLPKKELHGQNPVVTFPTKQALNQFESQCKTRPAPAPQQSQSQRPHNPHQHQSPMPPHQQHPQHPQHPQHSQQNHGPRMMMGPPQGVRPQRMPPPGMGPPGPGGPGQQGPPRMHGPPMGPGPGPHHPLPGHPNQGPPPPGYQQGPWNGPRPNGPPGPPRGPSGPGGPPQQGPPGPGPGQHRPPGMSCTRDLSEASYHIPQIEIESSFVSIQQFHGGPPGPPGQGPPRGPPGHPGGPPGDPRGAQPRPEWNRPPGMHHGPQGPPGFPQHQHMQGPQPGQGPPQRGPPPGSMGGMLPGPGGPPPGHGGPPQGPPQGPPGGPAPHVNPAFFPQGPPHQHPGQHPPGPPGPPHGPPHGPPHGPPHGPPHGPPHGPPHGQPHVPPHGYGPPAAQPPYGAPGPDHRPEGPPPLTEQEFEEIMGRNRTVSSSAIARAVSDAAAGEYASAIETLVTAISLIKQSKVAADDRCKILISSLQDTLRGVETKSYGSARRERSRSRDRERSHRRRRERSRSRDREYRERSRDRDRERDRERDRERERDRDRDRERYYSEPYPRERSRSRERDRERERDREYRERSREESTTRQSARPRVKEEPPETAPVSSSKASRYYDDRYRERERDRDRERESSRRPSEREREPERERERERERDRRDERGDSSHRSRH; from the exons ATGGCGGACGGTGACATTGATTTGTACGCCGACGATCTCGAGCAAGATTTCGCGCAG GATGAGTTTGCTGGTGATGGCGTTGATTTGTATGATGATGTGATAGCAGCTCCTGCTGGTGGTAATGGTGGCGTTTCTACGGGAAATAGTGGAGATGGTGCTGGTGATACTACTTCACCAAATGAAGAAACAAATGGTAGCGCACCTTACCATCAACTTGGAAATAATATTCAGCCAAACCAAATTGGGAGACGTCATCAACTATATGTCGGAAATTTGACTTGg TGGACAAGTGACCAAGATATAACTGATGCTGTTCAAAGTATTGGTGTATCAGATTTTGTTGAAGTAAAATTCTTTGAAAATCGAGCCAATGGACAATCTAAGGGATTCTGTGTGATATCTTTGGGATCAGAACAAAGTATGAGGATATGTATGGAAAGATTACCTAAAAAGGAATTGCATGGACAAAATCCAGTAGTAACATTTCCAACTAAACAAGCTTTGAATCAA TTTGAGTCTCAGTGTAAGACACGACCAGCTCCGGCTCCTCAACAGAGTCAGAGTCAGCGTCCCCATAATCCACATCAGCATCAGTCACCAATGCCACCCCATCAACAGCATCCACAACATCCCCAACACCCTCAACATTCGCAACAAAATCATGGTCCTAGGATGATGATGGGTCCTCCGCAGGGTGTACGACCACAGAGAATGCCACCTCCAGGGATGGGTCCACCAGGTCCAGGTGGACCTGGCCAGCAAGGTCCACCGCGTATGCATGGTCCGCCGATGGGTCCTGGACCGGGACCGCACCATCCTTTACCTGGGCATCCTAACCAAGGTCCACCACCTCCTGGTTATCAGCAGGGCCCATGGAATGGGCCAAGACCTAATGGTCCACCTGGACCACCAAGAGGCCCAAGTGGACCTGGTGGTCCACCTCAACAAGGACCACCAGGACCAGGTCCTGGTCAACATCGGCCTCCAGGAATG AGTTGTACTAGAGACCTTTCAGAAGCCAGTTACCATATACCACAG ATTGAAATAGAATCTTCGTTTGTCTCCATTCAGCAATTTCATGGTGGTCCGCCTGGTCCACCTGGTCAAGGACCTCCACGTGGTCCACCTGGACATCCTGGTGGACCTCCAGGTGATCCAAGAGGTGCTCAACCACGACCCGAATGGAATAGACCACCAG GAATGCATCACGGGCCTCAGGGACCACCAGGTTTCCCTCAACATCAACATATGCAAGGCCCGCAACCTGGTCAAGGCCCACCACAGAGAGGACCTCCTCCAGGTTCTATGGGTG GAATGTTACCAGGTCCAGGAGGTCCACCACCTGGTCATGGTGGCCCACCTCAAGGACCACCACAAGGACCCCCAGGAGGACCTGCACCACATGTGAATCCAGCATTTTTCCCACAAGGACCACCTCATCAACATCCAGGACAACATCCACCAGGTCCTCCTGGTCCACCCCATGGACCACCTCATGGTCCACCACATGGTCCACCACATGGTCCACCTCATGGTCCACCTCATGGTCCTCCACATGGTCAACCACATGTGCCACCTCATGGTTATGGACCACCTGCAGCACAG CCACCTTATGGCGCACCAGGACCTGATCATCGCCCAGAAGGTCCTCCTCCCCTTACAGAacaagaatttgaagaaatcaTGGGTAGAAATAGGACCGTTTCTTCTTCTGCTATTGCTCGAGCAGTATCTGATGCTGCAGCAGGAGAATACGCAAGCGCTATAGAAACCCTGGTTACAGCCATCTCTTTGATAAAACAATCCAAGGTTGCTGCAGATGATAgatgtaaaattttaatcagtTCTCTTCAAGACACCTTGCGCGGCGTCGAAACAAAGAGTTATGGATCCGCACGTAGgg AACGATCACGTTCACGAGACAGGGAACGCAGTCACAGAAGAAGACGTGAGCGATCAAGGAGCCGTGACAGGGAATACAGAGAAAGAAGCAGAGACAGAGATAGAGAACGTGACAGGGAACGCGATCGTGAAAGGGAAAGGGATCGTGATCGTGACAGAGAACGTTATTACAGTGAACCATATCCACGGGAGAGATCACGAAGCAGGGAGAGGGATCGTGAACGTGAAAGAGATCGCGAATATAGAGAGCGAAGCAGAGAAGAAAG TACGACACGTCAGTCAGCCAGGCCAAGAGTAAAAGAAGAACCGCCAGAGACGGCTCCCGTCTCGTCTTCCAAGGCGTCTAG GTATTATGACGATCGCTACAGAGAGCGTGAACGAGACAGAGATCGAGAACGAGAGTCGAGCCGAAGACCATCCGAGAGAGAACGAGAACCGGAGCGTGAACGGGAGCGAGAACGAGAAAGAGATCGTCGCGACGAACGTGGAGACTCTTCGCATCGTTCAAGGCATTAA
- the LOC126878104 gene encoding cleavage and polyadenylation specificity factor subunit 6 isoform X13 has translation MADGDIDLYADDLEQDFAQIHSKKSKMVLADEFAGDGVDLYDDVIAAPAGGNGGVSTGNSGDGAGDTTSPNEETNGSAPYHQLGNNIQPNQIGRRHQLYVGNLTWWTSDQDITDAVQSIGVSDFVEVKFFENRANGQSKGFCVISLGSEQSMRICMERLPKKELHGQNPVVTFPTKQALNQFESQCKTRPAPAPQQSQSQRPHNPHQHQSPMPPHQQHPQHPQHPQHSQQNHGPRMMMGPPQGVRPQRMPPPGMGPPGPGGPGQQGPPRMHGPPMGPGPGPHHPLPGHPNQGPPPPGYQQGPWNGPRPNGPPGPPRGPSGPGGPPQQGPPGPGPGQHRPPGMSCTRDLSEASYHIPQIEIESSFVSIQQFHGGPPGPPGQGPPRGPPGHPGGPPGDPRGAQPRPEWNRPPGPGGPPPGHGGPPQGPPQGPPGGPAPHVNPAFFPQGPPHQHPGQHPPGPPGPPHGPPHGPPHGPPHGPPHGPPHGPPHGQPHVPPHGYGPPAAQPPYGAPGPDHRPEGPPPLTEQEFEEIMGRNRTVSSSAIARAVSDAAAGEYASAIETLVTAISLIKQSKVAADDRCKILISSLQDTLRGVETKSYGSARRERSRSRDRERSHRRRRERSRSRDREYRERSRDRDRERDRERDRERERDRDRDRERYYSEPYPRERSRSRERDRERERDREYRERSREESTTRQSARPRVKEEPPETAPVSSSKASRYYDDRYRERERDRDRERESSRRPSEREREPERERERERERDRRDERGDSSHRSRH, from the exons ATGGCGGACGGTGACATTGATTTGTACGCCGACGATCTCGAGCAAGATTTCGCGCAG ATTCACAGCAAGAAAAGCAAAATGGTGTTAGCG GATGAGTTTGCTGGTGATGGCGTTGATTTGTATGATGATGTGATAGCAGCTCCTGCTGGTGGTAATGGTGGCGTTTCTACGGGAAATAGTGGAGATGGTGCTGGTGATACTACTTCACCAAATGAAGAAACAAATGGTAGCGCACCTTACCATCAACTTGGAAATAATATTCAGCCAAACCAAATTGGGAGACGTCATCAACTATATGTCGGAAATTTGACTTGg TGGACAAGTGACCAAGATATAACTGATGCTGTTCAAAGTATTGGTGTATCAGATTTTGTTGAAGTAAAATTCTTTGAAAATCGAGCCAATGGACAATCTAAGGGATTCTGTGTGATATCTTTGGGATCAGAACAAAGTATGAGGATATGTATGGAAAGATTACCTAAAAAGGAATTGCATGGACAAAATCCAGTAGTAACATTTCCAACTAAACAAGCTTTGAATCAA TTTGAGTCTCAGTGTAAGACACGACCAGCTCCGGCTCCTCAACAGAGTCAGAGTCAGCGTCCCCATAATCCACATCAGCATCAGTCACCAATGCCACCCCATCAACAGCATCCACAACATCCCCAACACCCTCAACATTCGCAACAAAATCATGGTCCTAGGATGATGATGGGTCCTCCGCAGGGTGTACGACCACAGAGAATGCCACCTCCAGGGATGGGTCCACCAGGTCCAGGTGGACCTGGCCAGCAAGGTCCACCGCGTATGCATGGTCCGCCGATGGGTCCTGGACCGGGACCGCACCATCCTTTACCTGGGCATCCTAACCAAGGTCCACCACCTCCTGGTTATCAGCAGGGCCCATGGAATGGGCCAAGACCTAATGGTCCACCTGGACCACCAAGAGGCCCAAGTGGACCTGGTGGTCCACCTCAACAAGGACCACCAGGACCAGGTCCTGGTCAACATCGGCCTCCAGGAATG AGTTGTACTAGAGACCTTTCAGAAGCCAGTTACCATATACCACAG ATTGAAATAGAATCTTCGTTTGTCTCCATTCAGCAATTTCATGGTGGTCCGCCTGGTCCACCTGGTCAAGGACCTCCACGTGGTCCACCTGGACATCCTGGTGGACCTCCAGGTGATCCAAGAGGTGCTCAACCACGACCCGAATGGAATAGACCACCAG GTCCAGGAGGTCCACCACCTGGTCATGGTGGCCCACCTCAAGGACCACCACAAGGACCCCCAGGAGGACCTGCACCACATGTGAATCCAGCATTTTTCCCACAAGGACCACCTCATCAACATCCAGGACAACATCCACCAGGTCCTCCTGGTCCACCCCATGGACCACCTCATGGTCCACCACATGGTCCACCACATGGTCCACCTCATGGTCCACCTCATGGTCCTCCACATGGTCAACCACATGTGCCACCTCATGGTTATGGACCACCTGCAGCACAG CCACCTTATGGCGCACCAGGACCTGATCATCGCCCAGAAGGTCCTCCTCCCCTTACAGAacaagaatttgaagaaatcaTGGGTAGAAATAGGACCGTTTCTTCTTCTGCTATTGCTCGAGCAGTATCTGATGCTGCAGCAGGAGAATACGCAAGCGCTATAGAAACCCTGGTTACAGCCATCTCTTTGATAAAACAATCCAAGGTTGCTGCAGATGATAgatgtaaaattttaatcagtTCTCTTCAAGACACCTTGCGCGGCGTCGAAACAAAGAGTTATGGATCCGCACGTAGgg AACGATCACGTTCACGAGACAGGGAACGCAGTCACAGAAGAAGACGTGAGCGATCAAGGAGCCGTGACAGGGAATACAGAGAAAGAAGCAGAGACAGAGATAGAGAACGTGACAGGGAACGCGATCGTGAAAGGGAAAGGGATCGTGATCGTGACAGAGAACGTTATTACAGTGAACCATATCCACGGGAGAGATCACGAAGCAGGGAGAGGGATCGTGAACGTGAAAGAGATCGCGAATATAGAGAGCGAAGCAGAGAAGAAAG TACGACACGTCAGTCAGCCAGGCCAAGAGTAAAAGAAGAACCGCCAGAGACGGCTCCCGTCTCGTCTTCCAAGGCGTCTAG GTATTATGACGATCGCTACAGAGAGCGTGAACGAGACAGAGATCGAGAACGAGAGTCGAGCCGAAGACCATCCGAGAGAGAACGAGAACCGGAGCGTGAACGGGAGCGAGAACGAGAAAGAGATCGTCGCGACGAACGTGGAGACTCTTCGCATCGTTCAAGGCATTAA